The Bacillota bacterium genome has a segment encoding these proteins:
- the alr gene encoding alanine racemase: MKRPAWAEIDLDALMDNVREIRRVTNPRAQVMAVVKANGYGHGLEPVSRAVLKSGATWLGVALFQEALFLREKGIRAPIVVLGYTPEQDAEEVVAREIGQTIFTWEGGLALAAAAQRVGKKARVHIKVDTGMGRIGFLIGKETVEIICRLARLPGLEIEGIYTHFATADEPDKGYTEEQFIKFQWLLKQLVARGIFIRWRHSANSAAILDLPYTHLDLVRPGITLYGLFPSPAVRRDLVKLCPVMSLKARVAFVKEVPPGTSISYGRTYTTSERTRVATVPLGYADGYSRLLSNKGEVLIRGRRAPVIGRVCMDQLIVDVGHIPGVVQGDEVVLLGRQGEEEITADELAAHLGTINYEIVCMVSERVPRVYRGTATQEEEPDRPQEESMEGDREAQAGETGRPPFPASG; the protein is encoded by the coding sequence ATGAAGCGTCCTGCCTGGGCGGAAATCGATCTAGACGCGCTGATGGATAATGTACGGGAGATCCGCCGGGTTACGAATCCCCGTGCCCAGGTCATGGCTGTTGTCAAGGCTAATGGATACGGGCATGGTTTGGAACCTGTGAGCAGGGCCGTGCTTAAAAGCGGCGCCACCTGGCTCGGGGTTGCGCTGTTCCAGGAGGCTCTTTTTCTTCGGGAAAAAGGGATTCGGGCCCCTATCGTGGTTTTGGGCTATACCCCGGAGCAGGATGCGGAGGAGGTTGTGGCGCGGGAGATCGGTCAGACGATCTTTACCTGGGAGGGGGGGCTTGCACTGGCGGCTGCCGCTCAGCGGGTCGGGAAAAAAGCGAGGGTCCATATCAAGGTTGATACAGGGATGGGGCGGATTGGTTTTCTTATCGGGAAGGAGACGGTGGAAATTATCTGCCGCCTTGCCCGCCTGCCGGGGCTTGAAATCGAGGGAATCTATACCCACTTTGCAACGGCCGACGAACCTGACAAAGGGTATACGGAGGAGCAGTTCATCAAGTTCCAGTGGTTATTGAAACAACTGGTTGCACGGGGGATATTCATTCGCTGGCGGCATTCTGCAAATTCTGCCGCAATTTTGGATTTGCCTTATACCCACTTGGACTTAGTCCGCCCCGGGATCACACTTTACGGCCTCTTTCCTTCGCCTGCGGTGCGCCGCGACCTTGTAAAATTGTGCCCTGTCATGAGTTTGAAGGCGCGGGTCGCTTTTGTCAAGGAGGTCCCCCCGGGAACAAGTATCAGCTACGGCCGGACATATACGACTTCAGAACGCACCCGGGTTGCGACGGTTCCGCTCGGTTATGCCGACGGGTACTCCCGCCTTTTATCAAATAAAGGTGAAGTACTGATCAGGGGCAGGCGCGCTCCGGTTATCGGGCGGGTCTGCATGGACCAGTTGATCGTGGATGTAGGCCACATTCCCGGGGTCGTTCAGGGGGACGAGGTTGTGCTCCTCGGCCGTCAGGGGGAAGAGGAAATCACGGCAGATGAACTGGCTGCCCACCTGGGCACCATCAATTACGAAATTGTTTGCATGGTCAGCGAAAGGGTCCCCCGGGTTTACCGGGGAACGGCAACACAAGAGGAGGAGCCGGACAGGCCGCAAGAGGAGTCTATGGAGGGAGATCGGGAAGCTCAAGCCGGGGAGACCGGAAGACCGCCCTTCCCTGCTTCAGGGTGA
- a CDS encoding NAD(P)H-hydrate dehydratase — translation MRLVKAAEMRELDQEATRRYGIPSLILMENAGLNVVAAVLSRFWEEGPRGRTALIVAGPGNNGGDGLVVGRHLFNRGARVEILLTAPPEAYRGDAATNLKIVTEMRIPYQVFTGEKAAELKDALARSDLVIDALFGTGFRGVPQEPIATLIRTINESRKPVLSVDLPSGLEADTGRVGGECIRARLTVTLGLPKLGLYLEPGASYAGEIVIGDISFPPELRGEDEGSFFLIDQTMVANSLPPRLPQHHKGDYGHVVVIGGSRGYTGAVALASNAALRGGAGLVTAVVPAPLYPVLAAKLTEAMARPAPEAAGGAGFARSALVPLEELLGRVTVLAIGPGLGQNPDTGVFLRELLKKVRLPAVLDADALNLLARDREFLKDPVLQEQRERWVFTPHPGEMARLLNLSVSAVQADRIGNTVWAVREWGTIVVLKGTRTVIGVPEGSVYINSTGNPGLATGGTGDVLTGLIAGLIAQGMTPVQAAQAGVFIQGWAADRLAAQKGMAGMIAGDLLDEIPLVLKDLYDVAERRE, via the coding sequence ATGAGGTTGGTCAAAGCTGCAGAAATGCGGGAGCTCGATCAAGAGGCGACGCGGCGTTACGGGATTCCCAGCTTGATCTTGATGGAGAATGCAGGCCTCAATGTTGTCGCAGCCGTGCTTTCCCGGTTCTGGGAAGAGGGGCCCCGGGGGAGGACGGCGCTGATTGTCGCAGGCCCTGGGAATAACGGAGGGGATGGTTTAGTAGTAGGACGGCACCTGTTCAACCGGGGGGCGCGGGTTGAAATCTTGCTTACGGCCCCGCCGGAAGCTTACCGGGGGGATGCGGCCACCAATTTGAAGATTGTGACTGAAATGAGAATCCCGTATCAGGTTTTCACCGGGGAAAAGGCAGCTGAATTAAAGGATGCCCTGGCGCGTTCCGATTTAGTCATCGATGCCCTGTTCGGAACCGGATTTCGGGGGGTCCCTCAAGAGCCGATCGCGACATTAATCAGAACGATCAACGAATCGAGAAAACCGGTACTGAGCGTTGACCTCCCCTCCGGATTGGAGGCCGATACCGGGCGCGTTGGGGGGGAGTGCATCCGGGCGCGGCTTACCGTGACCCTGGGTCTTCCAAAGCTCGGGCTTTATCTGGAACCGGGAGCCAGTTATGCGGGAGAGATTGTGATCGGCGACATTTCTTTTCCTCCCGAGTTGCGGGGCGAGGATGAGGGGAGCTTCTTTTTAATAGATCAAACGATGGTAGCAAACTCCCTGCCTCCCCGCCTGCCCCAACACCACAAGGGGGATTACGGTCACGTTGTGGTAATAGGAGGCTCGCGGGGTTATACCGGCGCTGTAGCGCTTGCGAGCAACGCTGCCCTCCGGGGCGGGGCAGGGCTGGTAACGGCGGTAGTTCCCGCTCCTCTTTACCCGGTTCTGGCTGCAAAGCTGACCGAGGCCATGGCGCGTCCTGCCCCTGAAGCAGCAGGGGGGGCAGGTTTTGCCCGTTCAGCCCTCGTACCCCTGGAAGAACTGCTGGGCCGCGTCACAGTGCTGGCAATTGGGCCCGGTCTCGGGCAGAACCCCGATACGGGAGTATTTTTGCGGGAATTACTAAAAAAGGTGAGACTCCCGGCGGTCCTCGATGCCGATGCTTTAAATTTACTGGCGCGGGACAGGGAGTTCCTGAAAGACCCCGTGCTCCAGGAGCAACGGGAGCGGTGGGTGTTTACCCCTCACCCTGGGGAGATGGCCCGGCTCCTCAATTTAAGCGTTTCTGCGGTCCAGGCGGACCGGATTGGAAATACTGTCTGGGCAGTCCGGGAGTGGGGGACTATCGTGGTTTTGAAAGGGACGCGCACGGTAATCGGAGTTCCCGAAGGGAGTGTTTACATTAATTCAACGGGCAACCCCGGTCTTGCTACAGGGGGGACGGGAGACGTTTTGACAGGTTTGATCGCGGGGTTGATCGCTCAGGGTATGACACCAGTTCAGGCAGCACAGGCCGGTGTTTTTATTCAGGGCTGGGCTGCTGATAGGCTTGCGGCTCAAAAAGGGATGGCGGGGATGATTGCCGGTGATTTACTGGATGAGATTCCCCTGGTTTTAAAGGATCTTTATGACGTCGCAGAACGGAGGGAATAG
- a CDS encoding holo-ACP synthase, with amino-acid sequence MVKGIGIDVIEIDRMEKALARQPRLRERLFSPREIMYCLGKSHPAASFAARFAAKEAVRKACGTGEGEVMHWREIEIILEGGSPCIHLAQKAARLASRQGVKNLLVSLTHSRDYACAVVLALGGPQDSPEGLTAKEGF; translated from the coding sequence ATGGTTAAAGGAATCGGGATCGATGTGATCGAAATTGACCGGATGGAAAAAGCGCTTGCGCGGCAGCCCCGCTTGCGGGAGCGGCTCTTCAGCCCCCGGGAAATCATGTACTGTCTGGGAAAAAGTCACCCTGCGGCTTCATTTGCGGCGCGTTTTGCTGCTAAAGAGGCAGTTCGCAAGGCTTGCGGGACAGGGGAGGGCGAGGTAATGCACTGGCGGGAAATTGAAATCATCCTTGAGGGAGGCTCCCCTTGCATTCACCTTGCGCAAAAAGCGGCCCGGCTTGCATCCAGGCAAGGGGTTAAAAATCTGCTTGTGAGTCTTACCCACAGCAGGGATTACGCATGTGCTGTTGTTCTTGCCTTAGGGGGCCCGCAAGACTCTCCTGAGGGTTTAACTGCGAAGGAGGGATTTTAA
- a CDS encoding chemotaxis protein CheW, whose product MEEKENGEIQLVIFRLGAEEYGVPITQVQEINRLTTPTKIPKAPAFVEGVINLRGKVLPVIDLKKRFGLEGTVYTDEARIVVVEIAGHTVGVIVDVVSEVLRLPLSSIEPPPAVIAGITADYLRGVGKLDDRLLILLDLNKILTESEQNQLGETAEALAG is encoded by the coding sequence ATGGAAGAGAAAGAAAATGGGGAAATTCAATTGGTTATTTTTCGTTTAGGTGCCGAGGAATATGGGGTACCGATTACCCAAGTTCAGGAGATTAACCGCCTCACTACCCCCACCAAGATTCCTAAAGCCCCGGCTTTTGTCGAGGGTGTCATTAATCTGCGGGGCAAGGTCCTTCCGGTAATTGACTTGAAAAAGAGGTTTGGGTTGGAAGGAACGGTTTACACAGATGAGGCCCGGATTGTTGTCGTAGAAATTGCCGGTCACACGGTTGGTGTCATTGTGGACGTGGTTTCTGAAGTACTCCGGCTTCCCTTGAGCAGCATTGAGCCGCCACCGGCTGTGATTGCCGGGATTACGGCAGACTACTTGCGGGGTGTAGGAAAGCTTGATGACAGACTGTTGATTTTGCTTGATTTGAACAAAATCTTGACAGAGTCGGAGCAGAACCAGTTAGGGGAAACTGCAGAAGCTCTTGCAGGCTGA
- a CDS encoding VanW family protein has protein sequence MFRTLSWLAALVVFFFSWPVPGVAQNFDLVAFEEPNSQRAMIAVREFITFLGGRVTWEETTQVVGIEYYGQEPLLLKLREGVLKDVPLEPRPYIKDGTTYAPLRQLAEALGATVEWCGSSINVYPPVGPPVRVKYSFVLGSYTITFNALEAKSPSFFNACRAGQYLNGKVIAAGEIFSFNAAVGPRIKTRGFIPGIIFVGSTKVPETGGGVCRTATLLHNAVMAAGLEVVERHRHSQPVTYVPPGKDATVYYGSLDYRFRNNGLFPVRLEFQSAGPSITLKIWETG, from the coding sequence TTGTTCCGAACCTTATCCTGGCTGGCAGCACTTGTAGTTTTCTTTTTTTCCTGGCCGGTGCCGGGAGTAGCACAGAATTTCGATCTGGTGGCCTTTGAAGAGCCGAACAGCCAGAGGGCCATGATTGCTGTCAGAGAGTTTATTACTTTTCTGGGCGGGAGGGTTACCTGGGAGGAAACAACGCAAGTAGTTGGGATTGAATATTACGGTCAAGAGCCCCTCCTGCTCAAGCTTCGAGAGGGGGTATTAAAGGACGTGCCCCTGGAACCCCGCCCTTACATCAAGGACGGTACTACCTACGCACCTTTAAGGCAACTGGCGGAAGCCCTGGGGGCGACGGTAGAGTGGTGCGGAAGCAGCATCAATGTTTACCCACCGGTGGGACCGCCGGTCAGAGTGAAATATTCTTTTGTGCTTGGGAGCTACACCATTACCTTTAATGCCCTGGAGGCTAAAAGTCCGAGCTTTTTTAATGCCTGCCGGGCCGGTCAATATTTAAACGGTAAAGTGATCGCGGCAGGTGAGATCTTTTCGTTTAATGCTGCCGTGGGTCCCCGCATTAAGACGAGAGGGTTTATTCCTGGTATCATTTTTGTAGGAAGCACTAAAGTACCGGAAACCGGCGGGGGTGTCTGCCGCACGGCGACCCTGCTTCACAATGCTGTTATGGCAGCGGGTCTGGAAGTCGTAGAAAGGCACCGCCACAGCCAGCCTGTTACCTATGTACCTCCCGGTAAAGATGCCACTGTATATTACGGTTCCCTTGACTACCGCTTCCGCAACAACGGCCTTTTTCCTGTCAGGCTCGAATTCCAAAGTGCCGGCCCGAGTATTACCCTGAAGATCTGGGAAACGGGATAA
- a CDS encoding BON domain-containing protein: MVHKNTGTDDELRQHIRSLLKQDKDLRGYGLNAGVVEGEVQLQGIVETLSEKKRAEELVRQVPGVKGVVNALTISTDGAISGRDVTMEVQEELELEPNVDLRHIGAESVGGHGAVVLKGRTENPAELDAAREAASKARGVTKVINQVKLGPRKKELTLEDLFHSQVNNDREE, translated from the coding sequence ATGGTTCATAAAAATACTGGTACTGACGATGAATTGCGGCAGCACATCCGGTCGCTGCTGAAACAGGATAAAGACCTGCGGGGTTACGGACTGAATGCTGGTGTAGTAGAAGGCGAAGTCCAGCTTCAGGGGATTGTGGAGACGTTAAGCGAAAAAAAGCGGGCGGAGGAGCTTGTGCGGCAAGTTCCCGGGGTAAAAGGAGTGGTCAACGCCTTGACCATCAGCACCGATGGTGCTATCAGCGGCCGGGATGTAACCATGGAGGTCCAGGAAGAGTTGGAGTTGGAGCCAAACGTTGATTTGCGCCATATCGGTGCCGAAAGCGTTGGCGGCCACGGAGCGGTTGTCCTTAAAGGACGGACAGAGAATCCTGCTGAATTAGATGCCGCCCGCGAGGCCGCGTCCAAAGCGCGGGGCGTGACTAAAGTAATCAACCAGGTTAAGCTCGGGCCCCGCAAGAAGGAACTAACCCTGGAAGATCTTTTTCACAGCCAGGTTAACAACGATAGAGAAGAATAA
- a CDS encoding ABC transporter permease: MNTGRLLSDVYWVFWREMKRFFLQRSRLVMAVVQPVVWLVLMGNAMSGLTRNPVAARMLGTGNYLDFMVPGVMIMTALFGGVFGGTSVLWDRRLGFLNKMLTAPIYRAAIPLGKLLSLMVQSWSQVIIIVVIALILGVHIVTGLPGVLFMLLLASLFGVIMGGISLSLASMLKSIEALHAIMNFLTLPLMFTSNAMFPTQAMPVWLRRIADVNPLSYAVAPMRTVAMKGWIWQDLWVGLVALTLLAAVSTAVAIRQFHRSIA, from the coding sequence ATGAACACGGGCAGGTTGCTTTCCGATGTTTACTGGGTGTTCTGGCGGGAAATGAAGCGGTTCTTCCTGCAGAGGTCGCGCCTGGTCATGGCCGTGGTACAGCCGGTGGTCTGGCTGGTGCTGATGGGGAACGCCATGTCCGGTCTGACCCGCAACCCCGTTGCCGCACGCATGCTTGGCACAGGAAACTACCTGGATTTCATGGTTCCCGGCGTGATGATCATGACCGCCCTGTTCGGCGGGGTATTCGGCGGAACTTCGGTGCTCTGGGACCGGCGGCTGGGTTTTCTGAACAAGATGCTGACGGCGCCCATCTACCGGGCGGCCATCCCTCTCGGAAAATTGCTGTCGTTGATGGTGCAGAGCTGGTCCCAGGTGATCATTATCGTGGTGATTGCCCTGATCCTGGGGGTGCACATCGTCACGGGGCTGCCCGGTGTGCTGTTCATGCTTCTCCTTGCGAGCCTGTTCGGAGTGATCATGGGGGGTATTTCCCTCTCCCTTGCCTCTATGCTCAAGTCCATCGAGGCCCTGCATGCCATCATGAACTTCCTGACCTTGCCCCTCATGTTTACCAGCAACGCCATGTTCCCGACCCAGGCAATGCCGGTGTGGCTGCGGCGCATCGCCGATGTAAACCCGTTGTCATACGCGGTGGCCCCGATGCGTACCGTTGCTATGAAGGGATGGATCTGGCAGGATCTCTGGGTGGGGCTGGTTGCCCTGACACTTCTGGCGGCTGTTTCAACGGCCGTTGCCATCAGGCAGTTCCACCGGTCCATAGCGTGA
- a CDS encoding ATP-binding cassette domain-containing protein, translating to MSAMIEAEGLTKTFPGGVTAVDGVTFTVEEGEIFGFLGPNGAGKSTTIAMLTTLMKPTSGSARVAGMSITRQAYQVRLAIGYVSQDLAVDDNLTGYENLRLQAGFYHIPRAEAERRIAEVLEMVELSGRAKDLVETYSGGMRKRLDIACGLIHRPRLLFLDEPTLGLDIQTRREIWQYINHLREDIKMTIFLTTHYMDEADALCDRIAIIDYGRIKVMDAPSRLKSALGDELVEFRFTTGTEEEIAAAVETIRRQDFVTGVREAGERGYVAVVTNGETAVPRIFEAIAGMPAHIGAITHKRPSLDDVFLHYTGREMRENGGSRDEAMRSRMIMRRARG from the coding sequence ATGAGTGCGATGATTGAAGCAGAGGGGCTTACCAAGACCTTTCCTGGCGGGGTGACCGCCGTAGACGGTGTGACCTTTACAGTCGAAGAGGGGGAGATCTTCGGTTTCCTTGGACCCAATGGAGCGGGCAAGTCTACCACCATTGCCATGCTGACGACGCTGATGAAACCCACCAGCGGCAGTGCCAGAGTGGCGGGGATGAGCATCACCCGACAGGCCTACCAAGTACGCCTGGCGATTGGTTACGTATCCCAGGACCTGGCGGTTGACGACAACCTCACGGGGTACGAAAACCTGAGGCTGCAGGCGGGTTTTTACCACATTCCCCGGGCGGAGGCGGAACGGCGGATCGCAGAGGTGCTTGAGATGGTTGAACTGTCCGGCAGGGCGAAGGACCTGGTGGAGACTTACTCCGGAGGAATGCGCAAACGGCTTGACATCGCATGCGGCCTCATTCACCGGCCGCGCCTGCTCTTCCTGGACGAACCGACCCTCGGACTGGACATCCAGACGAGGCGGGAGATCTGGCAGTACATCAACCACCTGAGGGAGGACATCAAAATGACCATCTTCCTCACCACCCACTACATGGATGAGGCGGACGCCCTGTGCGATCGCATCGCCATTATCGACTACGGCCGGATCAAGGTCATGGATGCCCCCTCCAGGCTGAAGAGCGCCCTCGGGGACGAGCTCGTAGAATTCCGCTTTACCACCGGCACGGAAGAGGAGATAGCGGCCGCGGTTGAGACCATCCGCCGGCAGGATTTTGTCACCGGGGTCAGGGAAGCGGGGGAGAGAGGTTACGTGGCGGTGGTGACCAACGGGGAAACCGCGGTGCCGCGCATTTTCGAGGCGATAGCAGGCATGCCCGCCCACATCGGTGCGATTACCCACAAGCGGCCCTCCCTGGATGACGTCTTCCTGCATTACACCGGGCGGGAGATGCGGGAGAACGGCGGGAGCCGGGACGAGGCCATGCGGTCCCGGATGATTATGAGGAGGGCGCGCGGATGA
- a CDS encoding phage holin family protein has translation MRMMLLKFIMNMVGFYAAALFFPAIKFDTPATVLWAGVVLGIVNLLIRPLIMLLTLPLNILTFGLFTLVINTWMVMLTGALLKGLQIPGFWLAFAVSIFISILNMVFF, from the coding sequence ATGCGAATGATGCTGTTGAAATTTATTATGAACATGGTGGGGTTTTATGCTGCTGCTCTCTTTTTCCCCGCAATAAAGTTCGACACCCCGGCAACCGTTCTCTGGGCCGGGGTTGTGCTCGGTATCGTGAACCTGTTGATCCGTCCGCTGATCATGCTGCTAACCCTGCCCCTCAATATCCTGACCTTCGGCCTCTTTACCCTGGTAATTAACACCTGGATGGTGATGCTGACCGGAGCCCTGCTCAAAGGCCTGCAGATCCCCGGGTTCTGGCTGGCCTTTGCCGTATCTATTTTCATATCAATTCTGAACATGGTCTTTTTCTAA
- a CDS encoding metallophosphoesterase family protein, whose translation MKRFAFIADIHGNHLALQAVLDDIKTQAVDKVFCLGDLVGYAPFPNEVIEMIRRERIPTVMGNYDDGVGFDRLACGCDFPDEEARRAGEQSLAWTKAHTSEDNKAFLRGLPKEIWIEVGDKKIQMVHGSPRALNEYLYENAPEALLSEIFNCTQADVLVVGHTHKPFHRILEGRHLINAGSVGRPKHGDPKATYCILTIDSEIGVEFPKVPYDSDTLVEAILAAGLPEEFARLVMTGKE comes from the coding sequence ATGAAGAGGTTCGCCTTCATCGCGGACATTCACGGAAACCACCTGGCCCTGCAGGCGGTCCTTGACGATATCAAGACACAAGCGGTCGACAAGGTTTTCTGCCTGGGGGACCTGGTGGGGTATGCTCCTTTTCCCAACGAGGTTATCGAGATGATCCGCAGGGAAAGGATTCCAACCGTAATGGGAAACTACGACGACGGGGTTGGATTTGACCGTTTGGCATGCGGCTGCGATTTTCCGGACGAAGAGGCCCGCCGGGCCGGAGAGCAATCTCTTGCCTGGACGAAAGCGCACACAAGTGAAGACAACAAGGCCTTTTTGCGTGGCTTGCCGAAAGAGATTTGGATCGAGGTCGGCGATAAAAAAATACAAATGGTGCACGGCAGTCCCCGGGCCCTGAACGAATATCTCTACGAGAACGCGCCCGAGGCCCTGTTAAGCGAGATCTTTAACTGCACTCAGGCGGACGTCCTGGTTGTTGGCCACACCCATAAGCCTTTCCACCGCATCCTCGAGGGGCGCCACCTGATCAATGCCGGCAGCGTCGGGAGGCCGAAGCACGGGGACCCCAAAGCAACTTACTGTATTTTAACCATCGACAGTGAAATCGGGGTGGAGTTCCCGAAAGTCCCATACGATTCGGATACACTGGTAGAAGCGATCCTGGCTGCGGGTCTACCGGAGGAATTCGCCAGGCTGGTGATGACCGGGAAAGAATAG
- a CDS encoding MarR family transcriptional regulator — MDRTDIERLRESIRLLTRKLGFLDKVEASCCGVTFSQCHALVEIGRAGSVSVNELADLLGLDKSTMSRTVNNLVEQGFVTRELEPEDRRYVRIELTEAGRKVFSSIESRMSDYFQGVYNNIPETKRAQVLESLGILLRAMTDKCC; from the coding sequence TTGGACCGAACAGATATAGAGCGTCTCCGGGAAAGCATCCGGCTGTTGACCAGAAAACTCGGCTTTTTGGACAAAGTTGAGGCGTCGTGCTGCGGGGTTACTTTCAGCCAGTGCCATGCGCTGGTTGAAATAGGGAGGGCGGGTTCTGTTTCCGTCAACGAACTGGCAGACCTGCTGGGTCTTGACAAGAGCACCATGAGCAGGACGGTGAACAATCTGGTGGAACAGGGTTTTGTTACGCGGGAGCTTGAACCCGAAGACAGGAGGTACGTGAGAATTGAGTTAACCGAAGCAGGAAGAAAAGTTTTTTCCAGCATTGAATCGAGGATGTCGGACTACTTCCAAGGCGTCTATAATAACATCCCCGAGACCAAGCGGGCACAAGTGCTTGAAAGCCTGGGAATATTATTGAGGGCGATGACAGATAAATGCTGTTAA